One segment of Odontesthes bonariensis isolate fOdoBon6 chromosome 1, fOdoBon6.hap1, whole genome shotgun sequence DNA contains the following:
- the rwdd3 gene encoding RWD domain-containing protein 3 isoform X2 — MSDATLDEVSVLSAIYCGEGEFQLVRQSAQDGFVVRINCSAGGDRGQNVNVVFHLHPNYPSCPPDISVSSTGLSRTQCHSIRQKLLDKAASLPSEPMVHQLVEYLQQCVELTEKHRTGEDAVKEREKEEWAAVLSLDHIRSRNHYVGLLERWSQQLQLTGRLLLGQNILVILQGARCDIKEFCRRLKTIKVDVDASGKKCKERMMKVLIETAFNLSSQDSLQGFVVKNYHSLPELTAVFQELNMTELYEQILPTLK, encoded by the exons ATGTCCGACGCTACTTTGGACGAAGTTTCCGTGTTATCGGCCATTTACTGTGGAGAAGGAGAGTTCCAGTTGGTGCGGCAGTCGG CTCAAGATGGGTTTGTGGTCCGCATCAACTGCTCAGCTGGAGGAGACAGGGGGCAGAATGTGAACGTGGTGTTCCATCTGCACCCAAACTATCCATCCTGCCCCCCTGACATCTCCGTCTCTTCCACGGGTCTTTCTAGGACTCAGTGTCACAGCATCAGACAGAAACTACTGGATAAAGCTGCATCCCTGCCCTCAGAGCCAATGGTTCATCAGCTGGTAGAGTACTTACAG CAGTGTGTGGAGCTGACAGAAAAGCACAGAACAGGAGAGGATGCagtgaaagagagagaaaaagaagaatgggCAGCAGTACTTTCGCTGGACCACATCCGATCTCGAAATCATTATGTTGGACTCCTGGAGCGTTGGAGCCAGCAGCTACAGCTGACTGGGAGGTTATTACTTGGACAAAATATTCTTGTAATTCTGCAGGGAGCAAGATGTGATATTAAG GAGTTTTGTCGCCGGTTGAAGACGATTAAAGTGGACGTGGACGCGTCAGGCAAGAAATGCAAAGAGAGGATGATGAAAGTTCTTATTGAAACCGCCTTTAATTTGTCTTCTCAAGATAG TCTCCAGGGTTTTGTAGTGAAGAACTACCACTCATTACCAGAGCTGACTGCAGTTTTCCAGGAGCTGAATATGACTGAGCTGTATGAGCAAATACTGCCAACATTAAAGTGA
- the rwdd3 gene encoding RWD domain-containing protein 3 isoform X3, with protein MSDATLDEVSVLSAIYCGEGEFQLVRQSAQDGFVVRINCSAGGDRGQNVNVVFHLHPNYPSCPPDISVSSTGLSRTQCHSIRQKLLDKAASLPSEPMVHQLVEYLQQQCVELTEKHRTGEDAVKEREKEEWAAVLSLDHIRSRNHYVGLLERWSQQLQLTGRLLLGQNILVILQGARCDIKGGVFLIDTTAALNG; from the exons ATGTCCGACGCTACTTTGGACGAAGTTTCCGTGTTATCGGCCATTTACTGTGGAGAAGGAGAGTTCCAGTTGGTGCGGCAGTCGG CTCAAGATGGGTTTGTGGTCCGCATCAACTGCTCAGCTGGAGGAGACAGGGGGCAGAATGTGAACGTGGTGTTCCATCTGCACCCAAACTATCCATCCTGCCCCCCTGACATCTCCGTCTCTTCCACGGGTCTTTCTAGGACTCAGTGTCACAGCATCAGACAGAAACTACTGGATAAAGCTGCATCCCTGCCCTCAGAGCCAATGGTTCATCAGCTGGTAGAGTACTTACAG CAGCAGTGTGTGGAGCTGACAGAAAAGCACAGAACAGGAGAGGATGCagtgaaagagagagaaaaagaagaatgggCAGCAGTACTTTCGCTGGACCACATCCGATCTCGAAATCATTATGTTGGACTCCTGGAGCGTTGGAGCCAGCAGCTACAGCTGACTGGGAGGTTATTACTTGGACAAAATATTCTTGTAATTCTGCAGGGAGCAAGATGTGATATTAAG GGAGGTGTTTTCTTAATCGACACAACAGCAGCTCTCAACGGGTGA
- the rwdd3 gene encoding RWD domain-containing protein 3 isoform X1: MSDATLDEVSVLSAIYCGEGEFQLVRQSAQDGFVVRINCSAGGDRGQNVNVVFHLHPNYPSCPPDISVSSTGLSRTQCHSIRQKLLDKAASLPSEPMVHQLVEYLQQQCVELTEKHRTGEDAVKEREKEEWAAVLSLDHIRSRNHYVGLLERWSQQLQLTGRLLLGQNILVILQGARCDIKEFCRRLKTIKVDVDASGKKCKERMMKVLIETAFNLSSQDSLQGFVVKNYHSLPELTAVFQELNMTELYEQILPTLK; this comes from the exons ATGTCCGACGCTACTTTGGACGAAGTTTCCGTGTTATCGGCCATTTACTGTGGAGAAGGAGAGTTCCAGTTGGTGCGGCAGTCGG CTCAAGATGGGTTTGTGGTCCGCATCAACTGCTCAGCTGGAGGAGACAGGGGGCAGAATGTGAACGTGGTGTTCCATCTGCACCCAAACTATCCATCCTGCCCCCCTGACATCTCCGTCTCTTCCACGGGTCTTTCTAGGACTCAGTGTCACAGCATCAGACAGAAACTACTGGATAAAGCTGCATCCCTGCCCTCAGAGCCAATGGTTCATCAGCTGGTAGAGTACTTACAG CAGCAGTGTGTGGAGCTGACAGAAAAGCACAGAACAGGAGAGGATGCagtgaaagagagagaaaaagaagaatgggCAGCAGTACTTTCGCTGGACCACATCCGATCTCGAAATCATTATGTTGGACTCCTGGAGCGTTGGAGCCAGCAGCTACAGCTGACTGGGAGGTTATTACTTGGACAAAATATTCTTGTAATTCTGCAGGGAGCAAGATGTGATATTAAG GAGTTTTGTCGCCGGTTGAAGACGATTAAAGTGGACGTGGACGCGTCAGGCAAGAAATGCAAAGAGAGGATGATGAAAGTTCTTATTGAAACCGCCTTTAATTTGTCTTCTCAAGATAG TCTCCAGGGTTTTGTAGTGAAGAACTACCACTCATTACCAGAGCTGACTGCAGTTTTCCAGGAGCTGAATATGACTGAGCTGTATGAGCAAATACTGCCAACATTAAAGTGA